A genomic segment from Desulfovibrio aminophilus DSM 12254 encodes:
- a CDS encoding GntR family transcriptional regulator, giving the protein MTPRQVAEQLKQKIIMLELPPETILNISELALQHGVSRTPVKEALIVLQAEEWVQRHGSHFMVTPLSLERIKQITEIRSILEVESNLLALRRMDEATRRSFDSLRVRINGLDSSATNLDIVNADLALHRRLYTATRNTQLTKVLDHLLSHYLRFWLSLPQRIELDSFFDDTLGMIAAVVNNDEKALRELSEHHVARSADFIVRIFLA; this is encoded by the coding sequence ATGACACCCCGCCAAGTCGCCGAGCAGCTCAAGCAGAAGATCATCATGCTCGAACTGCCCCCCGAGACGATCCTCAACATCAGTGAACTCGCCCTGCAGCATGGCGTCAGCCGCACGCCCGTGAAGGAGGCGCTCATCGTGCTGCAGGCCGAGGAGTGGGTCCAGCGGCACGGGTCGCATTTCATGGTCACCCCCTTGAGCCTGGAGCGCATCAAGCAGATCACCGAGATACGCTCCATCCTGGAGGTGGAGTCCAACCTCCTGGCCCTGCGGCGCATGGACGAGGCGACGCGCCGTTCCTTCGACAGCCTTCGGGTGCGCATCAATGGCCTGGACTCCTCGGCCACCAACCTGGACATCGTCAACGCGGACCTGGCGCTGCATCGCCGTCTGTACACGGCCACCCGGAACACGCAGCTCACCAAGGTGCTGGACCATCTGCTGAGCCATTATCTGCGCTTTTGGCTGTCCCTGCCGCAGCGGATCGAGCTGGATTCGTTCTTCGACGACACCCTGGGGATGATCGCCGCGGTGGTGAACAACGACGAGAAGGCCCTGCGGGAACTCTCCGAACACCACGTCGCCCGTTCCGCGGACTTCATCGTGCGGATATTCCTGGCGTAG
- a CDS encoding energy transducer TonB, which translates to MRHGGYGLGQVELAPRLLRKVEPKYPLAARKRHVTGKVLVKFLVDSSGRVRHLDVVESRPEGVFDQAAVEAVSAWEFTPGVLRGRSVSVWMLLPISFTLQ; encoded by the coding sequence GTGAGGCATGGAGGCTATGGCCTGGGACAGGTGGAACTGGCGCCGCGCCTGCTGCGCAAGGTGGAGCCGAAATATCCGCTCGCCGCGCGCAAACGCCACGTCACCGGCAAGGTGCTGGTCAAATTTTTGGTGGACTCCTCGGGCCGGGTACGCCATCTGGACGTGGTCGAATCGCGGCCCGAGGGCGTGTTCGACCAAGCCGCAGTGGAGGCCGTGTCCGCCTGGGAGTTCACCCCAGGTGTGTTGCGCGGCCGGAGTGTGAGCGTCTGGATGCTCCTGCCGATCTCTTTCACCCTGCAATGA
- a CDS encoding DUF554 domain-containing protein, with product MLGPIVNSACIVFGALTGSLCGRIISPEFNKKIILVFSCITMGIGVSMTARGNSLPPVVIALLLGTLLGEACRIEAGAMRLAFRVVGFFRRGKTAAALPEQAFRDQFAVLTVLFCVSGLGIMGSMNEGMTGDPSLLLIKSLLDLPTALLFAANIGGVVAVLVVPQFLIQAAILLLATSVAPLTTPAMFADFSACGGIIMLGAALRQFGLAPVPVISMIPALFLVMPISALWVRLLA from the coding sequence ATGCTTGGTCCCATCGTCAACAGCGCCTGCATCGTCTTCGGCGCTCTCACAGGGTCGCTCTGCGGCCGCATCATCTCGCCGGAATTCAACAAGAAGATCATTCTCGTCTTCAGCTGCATCACCATGGGAATCGGCGTCTCCATGACCGCCAGGGGCAATTCGCTGCCGCCGGTGGTCATCGCCCTGCTGCTCGGCACCCTGCTGGGCGAAGCCTGCCGCATCGAGGCCGGGGCCATGCGACTGGCGTTCCGGGTCGTGGGTTTCTTCCGGCGAGGCAAGACGGCCGCGGCTCTCCCCGAGCAGGCCTTCCGCGACCAGTTCGCGGTGCTGACCGTGCTCTTCTGCGTCAGCGGCCTGGGCATCATGGGCTCCATGAACGAAGGCATGACCGGCGACCCCTCGCTCCTGCTCATCAAGTCGCTGCTGGATCTTCCCACGGCCCTGCTCTTCGCGGCCAACATCGGAGGAGTCGTCGCGGTGCTGGTCGTGCCGCAATTCCTGATTCAGGCGGCCATCCTGCTGTTGGCCACCAGTGTGGCGCCGCTGACCACACCCGCCATGTTCGCGGACTTCTCCGCCTGCGGCGGCATCATCATGCTGGGGGCCGCGCTACGGCAGTTCGGGCTGGCGCCGGTGCCGGTCATCAGCATGATCCCGGCTCTCTTCCTGGTCATGCCCATCTCCGCCCTCTGGGTCCGTCTGCTCGCCTAA
- a CDS encoding glycosyltransferase family protein, protein MPRRPRRPCLTAETGRSLTLDSGPDAFDVLGGEGPPLFLGLGPEPAALSLWFPAAATGAEFVEWPETEASLGPDFTSAIPRNFQRLTPGELTPERFRTRRVLAFRQNMRLAPSFWGPILARRGLAFLAPPPAQPVVWLPGDEHGLLLRELEAAFAAQGLTARRVPGDPAALPGLLREERPLLFFSVNFRGLDAHGEAFHLLDQAGVRVAAWCVDNPFHVVSAIKARFWTRLHLFVTDRWFMEPLRRLGAERVEHLPLALDPAFAAPGPLPKRLGPLAGRLLFVGRSAFPDRAGFFAGARVPGDILAEARDLLAAGKRPDFGWWAVRLGIAALWPGNEARRAGLGADESGRIWRSLCLGRAPGLTIIGDEGWRDLLPGADLRPPVDYYGGLAAAYREAACCLNVTNMILPSGLTQRHFDVWGAGGFLIGDANPGLDIFPADLTRPVTFQRAEDLPELFKRFADDSPEKRDLARAWRNELLARHTYGHRAAQILAAIDLERSRP, encoded by the coding sequence GTGCCCCGACGCCCGCGCCGCCCATGCCTGACCGCCGAAACCGGTCGATCCCTGACCCTGGATTCAGGGCCGGACGCCTTCGACGTCCTGGGCGGCGAAGGCCCCCCGCTCTTCCTCGGCCTGGGCCCCGAGCCCGCAGCCCTGTCCCTCTGGTTCCCGGCGGCCGCCACGGGAGCAGAATTCGTTGAATGGCCGGAAACCGAAGCCTCCCTCGGCCCAGACTTCACCTCGGCGATTCCGAGGAACTTCCAACGCCTGACGCCCGGCGAGCTGACGCCCGAGCGATTCCGCACCCGCCGCGTCCTGGCCTTTCGCCAGAACATGCGCTTGGCCCCGTCCTTCTGGGGCCCGATTCTGGCCCGCCGCGGGCTGGCCTTCCTGGCTCCGCCCCCGGCCCAGCCCGTGGTCTGGCTGCCCGGCGACGAGCACGGCCTGCTGCTCCGCGAGCTGGAGGCCGCCTTCGCGGCCCAGGGCCTGACCGCCCGCCGTGTTCCCGGCGATCCCGCCGCCCTGCCCGGTCTGCTGCGCGAGGAGCGCCCTCTGCTGTTTTTTTCCGTGAACTTCCGTGGCCTGGACGCCCACGGCGAGGCCTTCCATCTCCTGGATCAGGCCGGCGTCCGCGTGGCCGCCTGGTGCGTGGACAACCCCTTCCATGTTGTAAGCGCGATCAAGGCCCGTTTCTGGACCCGTCTGCACCTCTTCGTCACGGACCGCTGGTTCATGGAGCCGTTGCGCCGCCTGGGAGCCGAGCGGGTGGAACACCTGCCCCTGGCCCTGGACCCGGCCTTCGCAGCACCGGGACCGCTGCCGAAGCGCCTCGGTCCCCTGGCCGGACGCCTGCTCTTCGTGGGCCGCTCGGCCTTTCCGGATCGGGCCGGATTCTTCGCCGGAGCCCGCGTGCCGGGGGACATCCTGGCCGAGGCCCGGGACCTGCTCGCCGCCGGGAAGCGGCCGGATTTCGGCTGGTGGGCCGTGCGGCTGGGCATCGCGGCTCTCTGGCCGGGCAACGAGGCGCGCCGGGCGGGCCTGGGCGCGGACGAGTCCGGCCGGATCTGGCGCTCGCTCTGCCTGGGCCGCGCGCCGGGGCTGACCATCATCGGCGACGAGGGGTGGCGCGATCTCCTGCCCGGCGCGGACCTGCGGCCGCCCGTGGACTATTACGGCGGACTCGCCGCCGCCTATCGGGAGGCGGCCTGCTGCCTGAACGTGACCAACATGATCCTGCCCTCCGGCCTGACCCAGCGGCATTTCGACGTCTGGGGCGCGGGCGGCTTCCTCATCGGCGACGCCAACCCCGGGCTGGACATTTTCCCGGCGGACCTCACCCGGCCGGTCACTTTCCAGCGGGCCGAAGACCTCCCGGAACTGTTCAAGCGCTTCGCGGACGATTCGCCGGAAAAGCGCGATCTCGCCCGGGCCTGGCGGAACGAACTGCTGGCGCGGCACACCTACGGCCACCGCGCCGCGCAGATCCTGGCAGCCATCGATCTGGAGCGGTCACGCCCGTGA
- a CDS encoding RlmE family RNA methyltransferase: MKKYRDHYFLKAKQENYPARSVYKLQEIDKRFSLFKSGQKILDLGAAPGSWTLWAAERVGPSGRLLGVDIQETRTGFPGNVRFLCRDVFSDDPDLMAAMEELAPFDVVMSDMAPSTTGIKFTDQARSLELCERARDLALNRLKPGGHFVAKIFEGPDVKGFTDGLRPLFESVKGFKPKSSRSESKETFVVALGFRGLPE, encoded by the coding sequence ATGAAGAAATACCGCGACCACTACTTTCTCAAGGCCAAGCAGGAGAACTATCCCGCCCGCTCGGTCTACAAGCTCCAAGAGATAGACAAGCGCTTCTCTCTTTTCAAGTCCGGACAGAAGATCCTCGACCTGGGCGCGGCTCCGGGCTCCTGGACCCTCTGGGCCGCCGAGCGGGTGGGGCCCTCGGGCCGCCTGCTCGGCGTGGACATCCAGGAAACCCGCACGGGCTTTCCCGGCAACGTCCGTTTCCTCTGCCGGGACGTGTTTTCCGACGATCCGGACCTTATGGCGGCCATGGAGGAGCTTGCGCCCTTCGACGTGGTCATGAGCGACATGGCCCCGAGCACCACGGGCATCAAATTCACGGATCAGGCGCGTTCGTTGGAACTCTGCGAGCGGGCCCGGGATTTGGCCCTGAACCGACTCAAGCCGGGCGGCCATTTCGTGGCCAAGATTTTCGAGGGCCCGGACGTCAAGGGTTTCACCGACGGCCTGCGGCCGTTGTTCGAGTCGGTGAAGGGCTTCAAGCCCAAGAGCTCCCGCTCGGAAAGCAAGGAAACCTTCGTGGTGGCCCTTGGCTTTCGCGGCCTCCCGGAGTAA
- a CDS encoding YebC/PmpR family DNA-binding transcriptional regulator — MSGHSKWSNIQHRKGRQDAKKAKFFTKAAKDIILAAKAGGGDPSHNSVLRLAIAKAKSVNLPNDRIENAIKKGTGELAGGDLQEVMYEGYAPGGVAILVDAATDNRNRTVAEIRHIISKGGGNMGEAGCVAWMFDKKGVLVFPKEGNTEDELLELGLEAGAEDVKDEEDSFEVHTAPEDFMAVQKAFEDAGKKVESAELAMVPKNLVPVDADVARKVMNLIDALEDNDDVQNVYVNADFPDDFVAD; from the coding sequence ATGTCCGGACACAGCAAATGGTCCAACATCCAGCATCGCAAGGGGCGGCAGGACGCCAAGAAAGCCAAGTTCTTCACCAAGGCGGCCAAGGACATCATCCTGGCGGCCAAGGCCGGAGGCGGCGACCCCTCGCATAACTCCGTCCTGCGTCTGGCCATCGCCAAGGCCAAGTCCGTGAACCTGCCCAACGACAGGATCGAGAACGCGATCAAGAAGGGCACGGGCGAACTGGCCGGCGGCGACCTCCAGGAAGTCATGTACGAGGGCTACGCGCCCGGCGGCGTGGCCATCCTGGTGGACGCGGCCACGGACAACCGCAACCGCACCGTGGCCGAAATCCGCCACATCATCAGCAAGGGCGGCGGAAACATGGGCGAGGCGGGCTGCGTGGCCTGGATGTTCGACAAGAAGGGCGTCCTCGTCTTCCCCAAGGAGGGCAACACCGAGGACGAGCTTCTGGAACTGGGCCTGGAGGCCGGGGCCGAGGACGTCAAGGACGAGGAGGATTCCTTCGAGGTGCATACCGCGCCCGAGGATTTCATGGCGGTCCAGAAGGCGTTCGAGGACGCGGGCAAGAAGGTCGAGAGCGCCGAGCTGGCCATGGTGCCCAAGAACCTCGTTCCCGTGGACGCCGACGTGGCCAGGAAGGTCATGAACCTGATCGACGCCCTGGAAGACAACGACGACGTGCAGAACGTCTACGTCAACGCCGACTTCCCGGACGACTTCGTGGCCGACTAG
- the ruvC gene encoding crossover junction endodeoxyribonuclease RuvC, which translates to MAAVVVLGLDPGSRVTGFGVVAEVSGQARLVEAGTIRTGTGDMAARLGVIYSRVAAVIERHTPVEAAIENVFVDKNAASALKLGQARGAAMAACAVAGLSVAGYEPSKVKKSLVGAGAADKKQVAFMVARVLGVKNPDWAVDASDALAVAVCHLNERRFRKMAGLS; encoded by the coding sequence ATGGCCGCCGTGGTGGTTCTGGGGCTGGATCCGGGCTCGCGGGTCACGGGCTTCGGCGTGGTCGCCGAGGTTTCGGGCCAGGCCCGCCTGGTGGAGGCCGGAACCATCCGCACGGGCACGGGCGACATGGCCGCCCGGCTGGGCGTCATCTACAGTCGGGTGGCCGCCGTCATCGAGCGCCACACCCCTGTCGAGGCCGCCATCGAAAACGTCTTCGTGGACAAGAACGCGGCCTCGGCCCTCAAGCTGGGCCAGGCTCGGGGGGCGGCCATGGCCGCCTGCGCCGTGGCCGGGCTGAGCGTGGCCGGGTACGAACCCTCCAAGGTCAAGAAGAGCCTGGTGGGCGCGGGCGCGGCGGACAAGAAGCAGGTGGCCTTCATGGTCGCCCGCGTGCTCGGGGTCAAGAACCCGGATTGGGCCGTGGACGCCAGCGACGCCCTGGCCGTGGCCGTCTGCCACCTCAACGAGCGGCGTTTCCGCAAAATGGCGGGGTTGTCATGA
- the ruvA gene encoding Holliday junction branch migration protein RuvA — translation MIAYVEGRLLEFSERSCLVVTPGGVGYEIFMPSSALGQLPALGEQLAVFVHTVIREDAMDLYGFLTAEDREVFRTLISIDKLGPKKALSILAHFTPDHLREIAFREDDAALATVPGIGPKSARQILWFLKDKVNKIKGPLGKAPARGASSRPPDEYLDALAGLRNLGYSEEEARPLLQEIFGEEPDLDAAGAIRAALKRIASART, via the coding sequence ATGATCGCCTACGTCGAGGGCCGTCTCCTGGAGTTTTCCGAGCGATCCTGTCTGGTGGTCACGCCGGGCGGGGTGGGCTATGAGATATTCATGCCCTCATCGGCCCTGGGACAACTCCCGGCTCTGGGCGAACAGCTGGCCGTGTTCGTGCATACGGTGATCCGCGAGGACGCGATGGACCTCTATGGTTTCCTCACGGCCGAGGATCGCGAGGTCTTCCGCACGCTCATCTCCATCGACAAGCTCGGCCCCAAGAAAGCCCTTTCCATCTTGGCCCACTTCACGCCCGATCATCTGCGCGAGATCGCCTTCCGCGAGGACGACGCGGCCCTGGCCACGGTGCCGGGCATCGGGCCCAAGTCCGCGCGCCAGATACTCTGGTTCCTCAAGGACAAGGTGAACAAGATCAAGGGGCCGCTGGGCAAGGCTCCGGCCCGGGGCGCTTCCTCCCGTCCGCCCGATGAGTACCTGGACGCCCTTGCGGGGCTCAGGAACCTGGGATACTCCGAAGAGGAGGCCCGGCCCCTGTTGCAGGAGATCTTCGGCGAGGAGCCCGATCTTGACGCCGCCGGAGCCATCCGCGCGGCCCTCAAGAGGATCGCTTCGGCACGCACATGA
- the ruvB gene encoding Holliday junction branch migration DNA helicase RuvB: MTHCANIDDTIRPSRLADFIGHDDLRANLEVFVRAARERGKALDHTLFYGNPGLGKTTLAQIMASEMGVNIISTSGPVMERTGDLAAILTNLSKNDILFIDEIHRMPPSVEEVLYPAMEDNKIDLIIGAGPGARTVKIDLEPFTLVGATTRIGLLTSPLRDRFGCIFRLDFYTPGDLSRIVHRAARILGIGITEDGALAIGRRSRGTPRIANRLLRRVRDFAHVQGRKDVDREMAELALDRLDVDPSGLDQMDRKILSVVIDQFGGGPVGAKTLAVACSEEVRTIEDIYEPYLIQCGFLKRTPRGRVATAKAYQHVKTARESEGGLI; the protein is encoded by the coding sequence ATGACCCACTGCGCCAACATCGACGACACCATTCGGCCCAGCCGACTGGCCGACTTCATCGGCCACGACGACCTGCGCGCCAACCTGGAGGTCTTCGTGCGCGCGGCCCGGGAGCGGGGCAAGGCCCTGGACCACACGCTCTTCTATGGCAACCCGGGCCTGGGCAAGACCACCCTGGCCCAGATCATGGCCTCGGAGATGGGCGTGAACATCATCTCCACCTCCGGGCCGGTCATGGAGCGCACCGGCGACCTGGCCGCCATCCTGACCAACCTTTCCAAGAACGACATCCTCTTCATCGACGAGATCCACCGCATGCCGCCCAGCGTGGAGGAGGTTCTCTACCCGGCCATGGAGGACAACAAGATCGACCTGATCATCGGCGCGGGCCCCGGCGCGCGCACGGTGAAGATCGACCTGGAACCCTTCACCCTGGTGGGCGCCACCACGCGCATCGGACTGCTGACCTCACCCCTGCGCGACCGCTTCGGCTGCATCTTCCGCCTGGACTTCTACACCCCCGGCGACCTGTCGCGCATCGTCCATCGCGCCGCGCGCATCCTGGGCATCGGCATCACCGAGGACGGCGCGCTGGCCATCGGCCGTCGCAGCCGCGGCACTCCGCGCATCGCCAACCGTCTCCTGCGCCGCGTGCGCGACTTCGCCCACGTCCAGGGCCGGAAGGACGTGGACCGCGAAATGGCCGAATTGGCACTGGACCGCCTGGACGTGGACCCGTCCGGTCTGGACCAGATGGACCGCAAGATCCTCTCCGTGGTCATCGACCAGTTCGGCGGCGGGCCGGTGGGGGCCAAGACCCTGGCCGTGGCCTGCTCCGAGGAGGTCAGGACCATCGAGGACATCTACGAGCCCTATCTCATCCAGTGCGGCTTCCTGAAACGCACTCCGCGCGGCCGCGTGGCCACGGCCAAGGCCTACCAGCACGTCAAGACCGCGCGCGAATCCGAGGGCGGTCTGATTTAG
- a CDS encoding YitT family protein — translation MATQRSAPLDFTYSPAWNVLLLTVGAFVFTLGTKGVAVHHGFVTGGIFGTALLLSYLGVGLPAAVWYFLLNVPLFILGWIFVSRRFFFYSLYAMLMTAAFHQFLPVNLGIHNQLYAAVAAGVLCGGGTGMMLRSLGSGGGLDVVAVILNQRWGFGVGRFFFIYNAALFLLTLVSLPVDMVIASLILVFISSTVVDYVLSLFSQRKIAFIISERSEEIAKVILDDLKRGATFLKARGAFSGMDRNIVMTVINNIQLKRLEELVFTTDPEALFIVENTFSVLGRGFAKRKMY, via the coding sequence ATGGCGACTCAACGCTCCGCACCGCTCGATTTCACCTATTCCCCGGCCTGGAACGTGCTGCTCTTGACCGTGGGGGCCTTCGTCTTCACCCTGGGCACCAAGGGCGTGGCCGTGCACCACGGCTTCGTCACCGGCGGCATTTTCGGCACCGCGCTCCTGCTCTCCTACCTGGGCGTGGGCCTTCCGGCCGCGGTCTGGTATTTCCTGCTCAACGTGCCCCTGTTCATCCTTGGCTGGATATTCGTCAGCAGGCGTTTCTTTTTTTACAGCCTCTACGCCATGCTCATGACCGCCGCGTTCCACCAGTTCCTGCCGGTGAACCTGGGGATCCACAACCAGCTCTACGCCGCCGTGGCCGCCGGAGTGCTCTGCGGCGGCGGCACGGGCATGATGCTGCGTTCCCTGGGCTCGGGCGGCGGACTGGACGTGGTGGCCGTGATCCTCAACCAACGCTGGGGCTTCGGCGTGGGACGCTTCTTTTTCATTTACAACGCCGCGCTCTTCCTGCTTACCCTGGTGAGTCTGCCGGTGGATATGGTCATCGCCTCCCTGATCCTGGTCTTCATCTCCTCCACCGTGGTGGACTATGTGCTGTCCCTGTTCAGCCAGCGCAAGATCGCCTTCATCATCTCGGAGAGGAGCGAGGAGATCGCCAAGGTCATCCTCGACGACCTCAAGCGCGGGGCCACCTTCCTCAAGGCCCGGGGGGCCTTCTCAGGCATGGACCGGAACATCGTCATGACCGTGATCAACAACATCCAGCTCAAGCGCCTGGAAGAGCTGGTCTTCACCACGGACCCCGAGGCCCTGTTCATCGTGGAGAACACCTTCAGCGTCCTGGGCCGGGGGTTCGCCAAACGCAAGATGTATTGA
- a CDS encoding twin-arginine translocase TatA/TatE family subunit, with the protein MISGLFQPMHLIVILVVLLIVLGPSKLPQFGAGLGKALRELRRSLDNPEQPDGQAETRK; encoded by the coding sequence ATGATCAGCGGACTGTTTCAGCCCATGCATCTCATCGTCATCCTCGTGGTCCTGCTCATCGTTCTCGGGCCGAGCAAGCTGCCCCAGTTCGGCGCCGGCCTGGGCAAGGCCCTGCGTGAGCTGCGCCGATCCCTGGACAACCCCGAGCAGCCGGACGGCCAAGCCGAAACCAGAAAGTAG
- a CDS encoding magnesium transporter MgtE N-terminal domain-containing protein, which translates to MSGAVNAVYVSSVLGTRVAAESGGVLGRLRDLAVTSGDTYPPVTHLLIDGRGGGHRRVPWSSVTLFRPEIILVGSGGTLVRDDADQDDLLLRRDLLDKQIVDVDGARVVRVNDLRLEPTPGALHLRAADVGLSGMLRRLGFLGFAEHLLRLCGRTAPRTEIDWEYVQPLERRLHRLALTMTRDRLSEMHPADLAGIIAQLPHRTIPAVIGALDVEAAGEAIGELEPEMGGMVLSQLGAEHASDILEEMEPDEAADLLAEVDEGRANELLGLMDVEEADKVRELLEHEGDSAGGLMNNEYLALTPDMTAEQALRQVRASAGDMESIAYGYILDADGHPLGVLSLRELLLAAPTTPVSEVMSTGLKTVDIGAEPEDIYEIIVKYRLAAVPVLDAEGRMEGIVTADDVMQHFLPLTLRLRQFRASRRF; encoded by the coding sequence GTGAGCGGAGCCGTCAACGCCGTGTATGTGAGTTCGGTCCTCGGTACGCGGGTGGCCGCCGAATCCGGCGGCGTCCTGGGGCGCCTGCGGGATCTGGCCGTGACCTCGGGCGACACGTATCCCCCGGTCACGCACCTGCTGATTGACGGACGAGGGGGGGGGCATCGTCGCGTGCCGTGGAGTTCAGTCACGCTCTTCCGTCCGGAGATCATTCTGGTGGGAAGCGGGGGAACCCTGGTCCGGGACGACGCGGACCAGGACGACCTCCTGTTGCGCCGCGACCTTCTGGACAAGCAGATCGTGGACGTGGACGGGGCCCGGGTGGTGCGGGTCAACGATTTGAGGCTGGAACCGACCCCGGGGGCGCTGCATTTGCGGGCGGCGGACGTGGGCCTGAGCGGCATGCTGCGCCGCCTGGGATTTCTTGGTTTTGCGGAGCATCTATTGCGGCTGTGTGGGCGCACGGCGCCGAGGACCGAGATCGACTGGGAGTATGTGCAGCCCCTGGAGCGCCGCCTGCATCGGCTGGCCCTGACCATGACCCGGGACCGCCTTTCGGAGATGCACCCCGCCGACTTGGCCGGGATCATCGCCCAGTTGCCGCACCGGACCATTCCGGCGGTCATCGGGGCCCTGGATGTGGAGGCCGCGGGCGAGGCCATCGGCGAATTGGAACCCGAAATGGGTGGAATGGTCCTGAGCCAACTGGGAGCCGAGCACGCCTCGGACATCCTGGAGGAGATGGAGCCCGATGAGGCCGCCGACCTTTTGGCCGAGGTGGACGAGGGGCGTGCCAACGAGCTTCTCGGGCTCATGGACGTCGAGGAGGCCGACAAGGTCCGGGAACTCCTGGAGCACGAGGGCGACAGCGCGGGCGGCCTGATGAACAACGAATACCTGGCCCTGACCCCGGACATGACCGCCGAGCAGGCCCTGCGCCAGGTGCGCGCCTCGGCCGGGGACATGGAAAGCATCGCCTACGGCTATATCCTGGATGCCGACGGCCATCCGCTGGGGGTGCTCAGCCTGCGGGAACTGCTCCTGGCCGCGCCCACGACCCCCGTGAGCGAGGTCATGTCCACCGGCCTGAAGACCGTGGACATCGGGGCCGAGCCGGAGGACATCTACGAGATCATCGTCAAGTACCGCTTGGCGGCCGTTCCGGTATTGGACGCCGAAGGCCGCATGGAAGGCATCGTCACCGCCGACGACGTGATGCAGCACTTTCTGCCGCTCACCCTGCGGCTCAGGCAGTTCCGGGCCTCGCGCCGGTTCTGA
- a CDS encoding Nramp family divalent metal transporter yields MSDFRARPLAGGFSLRNILLFLSLLGPGIITANVDNDAGGIATYSLAGAHFGYSLLWLLLPTTAALVVVQEMCARMGAVTGKGLSDLIRESFGLKVTFYVMIALFLTNLGNTVSEFAGIAAGMELFGVSRFISVPLAAVAVWLLIVKGTYRLVEKIFLVACLVYVAYPVAAFLAGPDWSAVGRGLVLPETSVSPESLTMIVGLVGTTIAPWMQFYQQASVVEKGITRENYAFCRLDVIVGCVMAVAVAFFIVVACAATIHQQGLNIETAADAALALKPLVGEYASFLFAFGLCNASLFAACVLPLSTSYYICEGMGWELGVDKDFREAPQFFWLFTLSIVLGAGAILLPGAPLILVMYLSQVVNGMVLPFILVFMLLLVNDRRLMGEAVNGPVFNAVAWITVAVMIALTLLLTLDTISPGFLARWF; encoded by the coding sequence ATGTCCGACTTCCGCGCGAGGCCCTTGGCGGGCGGCTTCAGCCTGCGCAACATCCTGCTTTTCCTGAGTCTTCTCGGCCCGGGCATCATCACCGCCAACGTGGACAACGACGCCGGCGGCATCGCCACCTACTCCCTGGCCGGGGCCCATTTCGGCTATTCCCTGCTCTGGCTGCTCCTGCCCACCACCGCAGCCCTGGTGGTCGTCCAGGAGATGTGCGCGCGCATGGGCGCGGTCACGGGCAAGGGGCTCTCCGACCTCATCCGCGAATCCTTCGGCCTTAAGGTCACGTTCTACGTGATGATCGCCCTGTTTTTGACCAACCTGGGCAACACCGTCTCCGAGTTCGCGGGCATCGCGGCGGGCATGGAGCTGTTCGGCGTGAGCCGGTTCATCTCCGTGCCCCTGGCCGCCGTGGCGGTCTGGCTGCTTATCGTCAAGGGCACCTATCGCCTGGTGGAGAAGATATTTCTGGTGGCCTGCCTGGTCTACGTGGCCTATCCCGTGGCCGCCTTCCTGGCCGGGCCGGACTGGTCGGCCGTGGGACGGGGACTGGTCCTGCCCGAGACCTCGGTCAGTCCTGAATCGCTGACCATGATCGTGGGCTTGGTGGGCACCACCATCGCCCCCTGGATGCAGTTCTACCAGCAGGCCTCGGTGGTGGAGAAGGGCATCACCCGCGAGAATTACGCCTTTTGCCGACTGGACGTGATCGTGGGCTGCGTCATGGCCGTGGCCGTGGCCTTCTTCATCGTGGTGGCATGCGCGGCCACCATCCACCAGCAGGGGCTGAACATCGAAACCGCCGCCGACGCGGCCCTGGCCCTCAAGCCCCTGGTGGGCGAGTACGCCTCCTTCCTGTTCGCCTTCGGCCTCTGCAACGCCTCGCTCTTCGCCGCCTGCGTCCTGCCGTTGTCCACGTCCTACTACATCTGCGAGGGCATGGGCTGGGAACTCGGCGTGGACAAGGATTTCCGCGAGGCCCCCCAGTTCTTCTGGCTTTTCACCCTGAGCATCGTCCTGGGGGCCGGGGCCATCCTGCTGCCCGGCGCGCCGCTCATCCTCGTCATGTACCTCTCGCAGGTCGTCAACGGCATGGTCCTGCCGTTCATCCTGGTCTTCATGCTTCTGCTGGTCAACGACAGGCGGCTCATGGGCGAGGCGGTCAACGGCCCGGTGTTCAACGCCGTGGCCTGGATCACTGTGGCGGTGATGATCGCGTTGACCCTGCTCCTGACCCTGGATACGATTTCGCCGGGTTTTTTGGCCCGCTGGTTCTAG